A DNA window from Naumovozyma dairenensis CBS 421 chromosome 8, complete genome contains the following coding sequences:
- the NDAI0H04040 gene encoding uncharacterized protein, whose protein sequence is MNLLTPYSLTALLAVASLADMLQVQEEKDSNSSVSILEKRTFPYFAYFMTSIRSVIAYFNVPEPITVKLVWWEALVAGDGSLIDMVTYIENACRSCMLNHKYAPVGSCKDDTTATVKSILQNSLIGFIGWYLPKLIAFIPNLNRSDKKYPNPLVSFLEKGAFMLYTYALAGIKKLFGYFTRPLPIWVKTGWWAAFVIADGIIFGRATQIENAYNSCGVKYKDLPGGSCQDDILIVVHGIVEIFVLAVMVRNLPKLIDLIRKKYRTSHGAAK, encoded by the coding sequence ATGAACCTGTTAACACCTTATAGTCTTACAGCTTTGTTAGCCGTAGCATCACTAGCCGATATGCTGCAGGTGCAAGAGGAAAAAGACTCTAATTCATCCGTTTCAATTCTAGAAAAACGAACATTTCCATATTTTGCATATTTTATGACATCAATCCGGTCGGTAATCGCTTACTTCAATGTACCGGAGCCAATTACAGTAAAGTTAGTTTGGTGGGAAGCTTTAGTTGCTGGCGACGGCAGTTTAATTGATATGGTTACATATATTGAGAATGCATGTAGGTCATGCATGCTTAATCATAAATATGCCCCTGTTGGTTCTTGCAAAGATGATACAACAGCTACCGTCAAGAGTATTTTGCAGAATTCATTGATAGGATTCATAGGATGGTACTTACCAAAATTAATCGCTTTCATTCCTAATTTAAATCGCTCAGACAAGAAATATCCTAACCCACTTGTTTCGTTTCTGGAAAAAGGTGCATTTATGTTGTACACCTATGCATTAGCAGGTATTAAGAAACTATTCGGATATTTCACTAGACCTTTGCCAATTTGGGTAAAAACCGGGTGGTGGGCGGCTTTCGTTATTGCAGATGGCATTATATTTGGTAGGGCTACCCAAATAGAGAACGCATATAATTCATGCGGCGTCAAATATAAAGATCTGCCTGGTGGATCTTGTCAGgatgatatattaattGTAGTACACGGTATTGTGGAAATATTTGTCTTAGCGGTCATGGTAAGAAACTTACCAAAGTTAATTGACTTAATTCGCAAAAAGTACCGTACCAGTCATGGTGCTgcaaaatga